A window from Caloranaerobacter ferrireducens encodes these proteins:
- a CDS encoding YitT family protein has product MRNILKDYIIISIGIIIVAFALSFFLVPADLAVGGITGLAMVIKSVFPSVSIGALMFIMNLILFVVAFLLIGTQFGAKTIYASFGLSGAMWIFEKYFTINGPLTDDILLNLFYGILIQGIGMAIIFYQNASTGGTDIIAKILNKFFSIDIGKSLLMADFVVTLLAILTFGTKLGLYALLGVIMNGFIIDNVIEGLNVKMNVTVISSVPNKIKRFITKELERGATIYYAEGAYTNKTRPVIMAVMNKKEFIRLKSYIKKIDNKAFVTVSTVREVLGEGFNMFE; this is encoded by the coding sequence ATGAGAAATATATTAAAGGATTATATTATAATAAGTATAGGAATCATTATTGTAGCTTTTGCATTAAGTTTTTTTCTTGTACCAGCAGACTTGGCAGTAGGTGGGATTACAGGGCTTGCAATGGTAATTAAGAGTGTATTTCCTTCAGTATCTATCGGAGCTTTAATGTTTATTATGAATTTAATACTGTTTGTTGTAGCATTTTTGCTAATTGGTACTCAATTTGGAGCAAAAACAATATATGCTAGTTTTGGACTTTCAGGAGCTATGTGGATTTTCGAAAAATATTTTACTATAAATGGACCATTGACAGATGATATATTATTGAACTTGTTTTATGGTATTCTTATCCAGGGAATAGGTATGGCAATAATATTTTATCAAAATGCTTCAACTGGTGGTACTGATATTATAGCTAAAATATTAAACAAATTTTTCTCGATAGATATAGGCAAATCACTATTAATGGCTGATTTTGTAGTTACATTGTTAGCTATACTTACTTTTGGAACTAAATTAGGATTATATGCTTTATTAGGAGTAATAATGAACGGATTTATTATAGATAATGTAATAGAGGGGCTTAATGTTAAAATGAATGTTACAGTAATAAGCTCAGTTCCTAATAAGATAAAGAGGTTTATAACAAAAGAACTTGAAAGAGGAGCTACAATTTATTATGCAGAGGGTGCATATACGAATAAAACTAGACCTGTTATAATGGCTGTTATGAATAAAAAAGAATTTATCAGATTAAAAAGCTATATAAAGAAAATTGATAATAAAGCATTTGTTACAGTATCTACAGTACGTGAAGTATTAGGTGAAGGGTTTAATATGTTTGAATAA
- a CDS encoding acetyl-CoA hydrolase/transferase family protein, with amino-acid sequence MLDNRIRNKELLNKVMSAEEAAMLIKDGMNIGTSGFTPSGYPKAVPLALAKRVKETGERIRIGLFTGASVGDELDGELSRAGIIAKRLPYQTNESIRDYTNSGGCEFLDMHLSHVPQYTKYGFLGKIDIAIIEAVAVTEEGHIIPSTSIGCSPTFVQMAEKVIVEINTSQPLDLEGMADIYILNDPPNRKPIPIERVDQRIGTVYIPCGLDKIAAIVVTDIVDNVRPLAPIDDISEKISGYLIDFLEHEVKVGRLPQNLLPLQSGVGSVANAVLAGLLKSKFENLVCYTEVIQDSMLDLLDSGKALFASGTSITPSKDGLVRFKERIKLYKDKIILRPQEISNNPEIIRRLGVIAMNTAIEADIYGNINSTNIFGSRMMNGIGGSGDFTRNAHISIFTTPSTAKNGNISSIVPMVSHHDHTEHDVMVIITEQGVADLRGLSPKERAKVIIENCAHPDFKPMLRDYFKRAQSNKYKHTPHILSEALSWHDRFLKSGTMKI; translated from the coding sequence ATGCTTGATAACAGAATAAGAAATAAAGAATTATTAAACAAAGTGATGTCTGCTGAAGAGGCTGCTATGTTAATTAAAGATGGGATGAATATTGGTACAAGTGGGTTTACTCCATCTGGTTACCCTAAAGCAGTTCCATTAGCATTGGCTAAAAGAGTTAAAGAAACAGGTGAAAGGATAAGAATAGGGTTGTTTACAGGGGCTTCTGTAGGGGATGAATTAGATGGTGAGCTTTCTAGAGCTGGAATTATTGCAAAGAGATTACCATATCAGACTAATGAAAGCATACGAGATTATACTAATAGTGGTGGTTGTGAATTTCTAGATATGCATTTAAGTCATGTACCTCAATATACGAAATATGGATTTTTAGGGAAAATAGATATTGCAATAATCGAAGCTGTTGCAGTAACAGAGGAAGGGCATATAATACCTTCTACATCTATCGGCTGTTCACCTACATTTGTGCAGATGGCTGAAAAAGTGATTGTTGAGATTAATACAAGTCAACCTCTTGATTTAGAAGGTATGGCTGATATATATATTCTCAATGATCCACCTAATAGAAAACCGATACCTATTGAAAGGGTAGATCAAAGAATTGGGACTGTGTATATTCCATGTGGATTAGATAAAATAGCAGCGATTGTAGTAACAGACATTGTTGATAATGTCAGACCTTTAGCTCCAATTGATGATATTTCAGAGAAGATATCAGGATATCTTATAGATTTTCTAGAACATGAAGTGAAAGTAGGTAGACTTCCACAAAATTTACTACCTTTACAATCAGGTGTTGGAAGCGTAGCAAATGCAGTTCTAGCTGGGCTTCTAAAATCAAAATTTGAAAATCTAGTCTGTTATACAGAAGTAATTCAAGATTCGATGCTTGATCTTCTTGATTCAGGAAAGGCGTTGTTTGCTTCAGGTACTTCTATAACTCCTTCTAAAGATGGGCTTGTAAGATTTAAGGAAAGGATTAAATTATATAAAGATAAAATAATTCTAAGACCTCAAGAAATAAGCAACAATCCAGAAATAATAAGAAGATTAGGTGTAATAGCGATGAATACGGCTATAGAGGCTGATATTTATGGGAATATTAATTCTACAAATATATTTGGTTCAAGAATGATGAACGGTATAGGTGGTTCTGGTGATTTTACTAGAAATGCACATATTTCCATTTTTACGACTCCATCTACTGCTAAAAACGGAAATATATCTTCAATAGTTCCTATGGTTTCACATCATGATCATACAGAACATGATGTGATGGTAATAATTACAGAGCAGGGAGTAGCTGATTTAAGAGGATTGAGTCCAAAAGAGCGTGCTAAGGTTATAATAGAAAACTGTGCACATCCTGATTTTAAACCGATGTTAAGAGATTATTTTAAAAGAGCACAATCTAACAAATATAAACACACTCCACATATACTAAGTGAAGCTTTATCATGGCATGATAGATTTTTAAAATCAGGGACAATGAAAATATGA